The window TCTTTTTAACTTATTCTTGTTTTAGATACAAGTATAAGTATAATTTTAATTTTTCTTTTTGTCAAGAGTTTTTTAATATTTAATTATAAAAATTTTTTATTAGTTTTAAGTCAATTTAAGTTTCATCAACTATAATAATATTAGAACTTATATTTTTAGATTTTTTCATAAATAACCCTTAGCCTATTTATACTAAGGGTTTCTCCCTTTTATGGAAATATATTTTATTCTTAATATCAATAAAATTTTAAACTTTTATGAAAATCATAAAAAATTATACATTCTGATTTTTGTAAAGTAAAAATAAAAATAATGCCTACTTGTTAGACATTATTTTTATTTTTTATTTTTTATTTTTTATTTTTTATTTTTTATTTTTTATTTTTTATTTTTTTCTAATTTTGTAAAATACTGTTATTAAAAGTAGTAAAATAAAAATACTTCCTATAAGTAAATAAGGATTTAAATTTTTAGGTATTGCAGGCTTGCTATTTTCTTTTTCTATATCTACTTTTGAATTGTTTTCTTTTTTATCTAAAGAAGCAGTTCTTGTTTCTTCTTTTTTATTGTCTTTTATGTTTGAAGTATTGTTTTCTTTTAACTTAAAATTATTATTTAATATATTTTTTTCTGACTTAATTAAATTATCTTGTATGTTTTTATCTATATCTAATGAAACATTACTAATTGCTACTGAATTGCCTCTTACTGCTGTATCTTTTTCTAAATCGCTATTTTGTTTTATTTCCGTTTTTTCCAAAGAATTATTAGATATTTTTTCTTTTTCATATTCTTTTATACTTGATAAATTATTTTCTTTCAGCTTATAATTATCATTATCTAGTATACTTTTAGGTACTCTTCTTAAATTAAATCTTCCCTTGTCTTGAGCAATCTTAGCAATATCCAATAAAATATCGTCCATCCCCCAAGAACCTGTCAACATCACACCAAGAGGTAGATTATTAGAAGAAACATACATAGGAATTGAAAGGGCTGGCTCTCCTGTCAAGTTTGCAATTTGGGTAAATGGTGTTTTTACAAGCATAGGCTCCCACTGTCTGTTTAATAGTTTTAAACGTTCTTCTTGACTAAGTTGTTCAATATTTAACATATCTTCTAGGTCTTTTTTGTCAATATACATATCTGTATTGAGTGGGGCTGTTGTTGCTGTTGTCGGAGTTAGCAAGAGCGGAAAATTCTTGTGGAACATTTCCATTTTGTTTGTATATGTGGCTACACGTTTCCATACTTCGTCAACTTGTTTTTTTAGTTCCTTCTTATCCATATCTCTATAAGTAATATACAAGGCCCACACAAGGGGATCAACATCTTTTTTTGTATAGTTTTTTTCTGCTAATTTTTTTTCAAGATTGCCAAAACCACCAGCACTGGCAATACTTAACAATGTATAATCACGCATAATATCACGACCATTTACTACCCACTCTACTTCTTTTACTGAAAAACCTTGTTCTTTAAAGAAGTCAACACTCTCCATTAGAGCTTCTTTTGCCTCCCTGCTTACCTCTGTTCCCATTGGAGAAATAGCTGTGTATCCTATTGGTAATGTTTTGATATCTGACACTCTTAGAGGAGTGGCTTTTTTATTACGAAGATGCTCTAATAAAACTTTAGCATCTTCTACATTTTTAGTTAGTGGAAAATGAACGGCAGGTGTTCTACTATCACGATTAGCATTATAAATCATACCACGACTAGGTTTTAATCCTACAAGTCCTGTCCAAGAAGCAGGGATACGAATAGATCCTCCTGCATCACTACCGCTTGCTATTGCAACCATACCACTTGAAATAGATGCCGCCGATCCACCAGATGAACCCCCTGCATTATAATCTGTATTCCAAGGATTAGACGTTGCACCATATAATTTTGAATCTGTGATATTTCTAAGCCCATACTCTGGATAATTAGTCTGCCCCAAGACTATAAAGCCCATTTTTTTCAATTCTCTTACCATAGAACCATCTGACTTTGAAATATTGCCCTTGTTAAAGACAAAACCATTAGTATTTTCTCCGCCCTTAGTAGTATGCCCCAAACCTTTTACTAAGATAGGAACTCCTAAAAATGGTTGTCCTGTATCTTCTAGTTCTTTGGATTCCTTAAGAGCTTCTTCTCTTTGAGTTGTGATAACAGCGTTTAAGTCTTTATTTTTACTATCTATAACTTCATAAGCTAGTTTAACCAAGTCTTCACTAGTAACTTTTTTCTCTCTAACCAATTCGGCTAATTCTAAACCACTTTTGCTTTTATATTCCTCTAGCGTCAACTTGTAAGCTGGTCTATCTTTTTCAGATGATGCTATATTTGCTTCGTGTGGAACTTCTCTTGCATAAACCATACTTGACGACATAAAAATATTTATTGCTAATAAAACCGCTATAAACTTATTTTTCTTTTGCATATATAATCTCCTTTTTTATATTAGTATTTATAATTATAACATTTTTTTAAAAAATATAATAAAAAATTTCTTTTAATATCAAAAATTTAAACTAAATTTAATTGATAATTATCTAATTAATTTTTTAAAACTATTATTTTATTTAAATAAGGTATTAATTCTTCATTTACATAATAAATAGAAAATTCTTATTAATTGTTCTGTTAAAATTAATTTTATTACAAAACATAAATTCTATTATAAGCCAACTATATTAAGAAAATTTTTAGATAAGCTATTTTTAAAATTTAACTTTATTTAATTAGATATTAAATAATATTGAAAATTTAGTTTTTTTAGTATATATTGTTCTTTACTCATAAAAAAATGAACCCTAAAATAAGGTTACCCCATAAAGTTGTACCTAATACCAGAGTAAGCATTAATGCTAAGTCTGGTATTTCTTTATATCTTTCCTACCCTAAAGATAGGAAATTTTTATGCTGTATTCTTCTTTCTATATTCTACTGGTGATAAGTATCCTAATTTTTCTTTTATCCTTTCATCGTTATAATATTTTATAAAATCTTTAATAGTTTGCTTTAATTGCTTATATGAATAGAATTTGTGTCCGTAATATATTTCTTGTTTTAATATTCCAAAGAAGTTTTCCATTGGTGAGTTGTCTAAGCAGTCGCCTTTTCGGGACATAGATTGGATGATACCATTAGTTTCTAGTTTTGATGTGTATTGTTTTATTTGGTATGCCCAGCCTTGATATGAATGAAATATTCTTTCTCCTTTGATTTTGTTTGTTATTTCTATTGCTCTATCTAAGGCTTTTAGGATTGGTTCTATTGTTGGTTGTTTTGATATTTCATAGCTTAGTATTTCACTGTTGTACATATCTAAGTATGGGTTTAAATAGAGTTTCTTTATTTGATAGGTTCCTGTTTTATCTTTTTCTAAATACTTAAATTCTGTTGTGTCTGTTGTTATTTTTGTGTATGGTTTTTCTACTTTGAAATTTCTTCTTATTTTGTTGTCTGATATTTTTCCAACTCTTCCTTTGTAGGATGAGTACTTTCTGGATTTTCTTGAATAACTTTTTACTTGAAGTTTTAGCTTTTGAACTAATCGTTGTACTTTCTTTTTGTTTATTATCAGTCCTGATTTTTTTAACATGGCTGTTATTCTTCTGTAGCCATAGTTTGGATTTTCATTTCTTATGTTGAGTATTTTGTTTTCTATTTCTATATCTTTATTCGGTCTATTTAAACGTTTTTGCCAATACATATATGTTGATTTGGCAAGATGAAAGTATTTTAACAAGTCTTTTAGTTTGTATTTGTCTCTTAGGACCTCGATTGTTTGAGCAATTGTTTTATTT of the Gemella sp. zg-570 genome contains:
- a CDS encoding amidase family protein, with the translated sequence MQKKNKFIAVLLAINIFMSSSMVYAREVPHEANIASSEKDRPAYKLTLEEYKSKSGLELAELVREKKVTSEDLVKLAYEVIDSKNKDLNAVITTQREEALKESKELEDTGQPFLGVPILVKGLGHTTKGGENTNGFVFNKGNISKSDGSMVRELKKMGFIVLGQTNYPEYGLRNITDSKLYGATSNPWNTDYNAGGSSGGSAASISSGMVAIASGSDAGGSIRIPASWTGLVGLKPSRGMIYNANRDSRTPAVHFPLTKNVEDAKVLLEHLRNKKATPLRVSDIKTLPIGYTAISPMGTEVSREAKEALMESVDFFKEQGFSVKEVEWVVNGRDIMRDYTLLSIASAGGFGNLEKKLAEKNYTKKDVDPLVWALYITYRDMDKKELKKQVDEVWKRVATYTNKMEMFHKNFPLLLTPTTATTAPLNTDMYIDKKDLEDMLNIEQLSQEERLKLLNRQWEPMLVKTPFTQIANLTGEPALSIPMYVSSNNLPLGVMLTGSWGMDDILLDIAKIAQDKGRFNLRRVPKSILDNDNYKLKENNLSSIKEYEKEKISNNSLEKTEIKQNSDLEKDTAVRGNSVAISNVSLDIDKNIQDNLIKSEKNILNNNFKLKENNTSNIKDNKKEETRTASLDKKENNSKVDIEKENSKPAIPKNLNPYLLIGSIFILLLLITVFYKIRKK
- a CDS encoding IS3 family transposase; protein product: MVSNDRCRNKTIAQTIEVLRDKYKLKDLLKYFHLAKSTYMYWQKRLNRPNKDIEIENKILNIRNENPNYGYRRITAMLKKSGLIINKKKVQRLVQKLKLQVKSYSRKSRKYSSYKGRVGKISDNKIRRNFKVEKPYTKITTDTTEFKYLEKDKTGTYQIKKLYLNPYLDMYNSEILSYEISKQPTIEPILKALDRAIEITNKIKGERIFHSYQGWAYQIKQYTSKLETNGIIQSMSRKGDCLDNSPMENFFGILKQEIYYGHKFYSYKQLKQTIKDFIKYYNDERIKEKLGYLSPVEYRKKNTA